TAGGAACAAATGCAACGGTTAAAGGTTTGACTAAATATTATTTAGATCAAATAGGAACAGAAATCATACTCGGGAATGCTTTACATCTGTATTTAAGGCCTGGAATGGATGTTTTGTCTAATTTTGAAGGTCTTCACAATTTTATGAATTGGCAAAAGCCAATTTTAACTGATAGTGGAGGATTTCAAGTTTTTTCTTTACCCAAAACCAAGCTCACAGATGAAAAGGTAGTTTTCAAATCTCCCCTTGATGGTTCTGAAATTGAGATTACACCAGAAAAATCATTGGATATTCAAAATGTCATAGGATCGGATATAGCAATGGTGTTGGATGTTTGTGTAAATTCATTATCGGATTATAACACAGTTAAAGAAAGTGTAGAAAAAACTTTTAAATGGGCTTTAAGGTCTAAAAAGTATCATTATAAAAAAGATCAGGCTTTATTTGGTATTGTCCAAGGAGGGTTGTTTGAAGACTTAAGATCACTTAGCTTGTCTCAAATTACCTCTTTAGATTTTGATGGTTATGCTCTTGGAGGACTTGCCGTTGGAGAAAAATATCAAGATTCAGAAAAGATTTTAAAAGCATTTGGTAACCAGCTTCCAGATAATAAACCGCGTTATATTATGGGAATAGGTTCACCAACGATGATGTTTCTTTCTGTTGAAAATGGAATGGATATGTTTGATTGTGTTTTGCCAACTAGAATGGGCAGACATGGAACTGCATTGACATGGAAGGGTAAATTAAATTTAAAATCTTCGGCAGTCAAATACGATGAAAATCCCATAGATGATGAATGTGACTGTTACACTTGTAAAAACCATTCCAGAGGATATTTACACCACCTTTTTAAAAGAGAA
The genomic region above belongs to Petrotoga sp. 9PWA.NaAc.5.4 and contains:
- the tgt gene encoding tRNA guanosine(34) transglycosylase Tgt; translated protein: MDEAPIKFEIKHIDKYTGARRGQIITKHGMIETPVFMPVGTNATVKGLTKYYLDQIGTEIILGNALHLYLRPGMDVLSNFEGLHNFMNWQKPILTDSGGFQVFSLPKTKLTDEKVVFKSPLDGSEIEITPEKSLDIQNVIGSDIAMVLDVCVNSLSDYNTVKESVEKTFKWALRSKKYHYKKDQALFGIVQGGLFEDLRSLSLSQITSLDFDGYALGGLAVGEKYQDSEKILKAFGNQLPDNKPRYIMGIGSPTMMFLSVENGMDMFDCVLPTRMGRHGTALTWKGKLNLKSSAVKYDENPIDDECDCYTCKNHSRGYLHHLFKREEMLGKILLSIHNLRFNISLVERMRNAIEKDEFKFFKEEFFSRSTYSLTN